The Paenibacillus beijingensis nucleotide sequence GTAGCTGCACCGACGACGTTCAGGTCCGGGCGCACGGATTTGACCGCTTCGTAACCTTTCTTGAGCAACTCGAAATACATATCCGCCCTTGATGCCGCGGGACCTTTGCCTCCGAAAAACGGAAGGTTGAACTCATTCCAAATTTCTCCGGACTGGAGCTGGCTCCCGAATTTATTCACAACCGCCTTCACATAATTCGCGTACCCTTCTCGGGCGGAATCGGTATAGGGCGTCTGGAAGTTATCGTAATACTGATTCGTAAACGCGAATACTAGAAATGGATCAATTCCTCTCTCCTTCATCGACTGCATCGGGAGTGTGAATTTGGGGTTGAATGAATATTGACCCTGGGTAAGCTCGATTTCCGACCAGAAAAAAGAGTCGCGAACCGATTTGACGCCTGAATATTCAACAACCGGCATCATCTCCCGGTTCCAGCCAATCCCAAAGTGCGCTTGGATGGCAAAAGGGGAATCCGCTACTTGTGAAATGTCGAACGCGGGCAGTGCCGCAAACGTCGTTTCAGCCGTTTTGACGAGTGCACCCGCTTGATAAGCGTCCACCTTGAGCCGGTAATATCCGTCCGCAGGCACCTGCACGTTCAATCTGGCCTTGCCCGCTTCAACGGGCATGCTTCCGGTCGCGACCTGCCCGCCATAAGCATCGTAGGCCGTCCATGCCACTTGATCGCCCGTCGTTAGAACGTCCATCGTTGCGGTCCGGCTTCCGGCAAACACATTGCCTACCTGTGTCTGTACGATCGCCAGATCAGGGGTATTCACTTTGGCCCGAATGTCATCGAGCCAGATGGTTCCGGCTGTCTTGCCGGTTATCAATCCCGGTTTGGATAATTTGAAGTAAATTTTCTTCAGCGGGCCGTACCATATCCCGTCGTTTTTCCCGCCAAAATGAATGTAATTTGTTCCGGAGGTGAAAGAGCTCACCGTGATTTTCTGCCAATCCGACACCGGCTGAAGATTGATCGTCTGCTGGTGATTCTGGTTGCTGCTATCCATTAAAACAAGGTCCAAAGCCTTGAAATCGCCCGTTTTTACCCAAAACGATATTTCCGCCGCATCGACCGGCAAAATCCTTTTGAACGTATAACGCTCCAAGGAAACCGCGAAATATTTGCTGAAATCAAGCTGCATTTTCCCTGATGAATTGCCGAATTGATAAATGGCGGGATCCAAACTGTATTCTCCGTTGCCAAGATTGCCGCTGCCTCCGATCAGAAAGTCCCATATTTCATCCGTGCTTTCAAAATCTCCGAGGCTTACTTCAGTCGTCAAACTGGATGCCGCATTAGCTCTCGGTTCCGGCACGCCATAGGCTGCAGGAAAAAGAAATGAACCGAAACCGATTGCGGCCGAAACGAGAACGGACAGCGCTTTCTTATGCCAACTCATGATGGTTGCGCCCTTTCTTTCTAGATTTTGTGAAAAAGGCGGCAACCCATCGTCCACAAAAAGGTTGGCATAGGATTACCGCCGCAACGTTATTTCAGATCGGCTTTATTTTTCTCGTACCACTCTTGAACCAGCTTCTCTACATTATCGCCGCCAAGCCGCTTCCATTCCTTGCGGATTTCTTCCATACCGGCCTGCGGTGTAAGCGCGCTGCCTCCGGTTATGATCTTGGCCTCGATTTGGGTGGCGATCGGATAGAAGGTCGCGACGAGCTGCGTCAATTCCGGAAGGTCCGGGTTATAGGGCAAATCTCTGCGGTACGGGTTTTTCATGGCCGTTTGAATGGATTGCGATCTCAGCTTGGCATACTCCTGCGAAAGAGGATCCTGGGCCGCCATGATCGGAAACCACTCCGGCTTCGGGCTCCACTGGCTTAAGACGGCATATTCGGAAGCATACGAAACCTCATTCCTGAACTTGGTGGCGTCAATCCGTTGCGGAACTCCGTCAACCAGCTTGGAATGGACGTTCTCTTCGCCGATTCGGAGCGTCCACCAGCCTTTATCCAGCATCCAATCCAGGAATTTAATGGCCGCTTCAACCTTCTCCTCCTTCATGCTGCTGTTGAAGGCGACCAGGATGTAGGCCGGGTTTTCCTGGTACAAACCGTTTTTGCCATATTTCGATGACAGGGATTCCAGCGGGGCCAGCTTCGCATCCGGGACGTTTTGCTTTAAATCTTTGAATTCATTCTCCATGTCCCAGTTGCCGAAAAAAATGCCCGCATTCCCGGTCGTCCACAGCTGGCGCGCACGCTGGAAATTCGTATCGGTAATGTATTCCTTGTCGATCAGCCCTTCATCGAACAGCTGCTTCTGGAAGGCAAGCGAATCGGTGTAACGG carries:
- a CDS encoding extracellular solute-binding protein, which codes for MSRKKIWKMVLAASLSLSVLAACSSNSEAPNDSNSTGEGTAPNVPKTEISVSMFDRGTVPVEEGSYEKNRWTQWINDNSPVKVNWVPVPRPQAQQKLNTLIASGSAPDLIWEYDRNYIAQLANQGAIQPIDEYIEKYSTTIKKYLNDHPELKSAITINGKMYALTSKRGIDTIANHGMWIRQDWLDKLGLKAPTSVEELIEVSRKFRDADFDGNGKPDTVPIVFNGNAVQIMRAFFFTNENQWYLEDGKLKFARTLDRYTDSLAFQKQLFDEGLIDKEYITDTNFQRARQLWTTGNAGIFFGNWDMENEFKDLKQNVPDAKLAPLESLSSKYGKNGLYQENPAYILVAFNSSMKEEKVEAAIKFLDWMLDKGWWTLRIGEENVHSKLVDGVPQRIDATKFRNEVSYASEYAVLSQWSPKPEWFPIMAAQDPLSQEYAKLRSQSIQTAMKNPYRRDLPYNPDLPELTQLVATFYPIATQIEAKIITGGSALTPQAGMEEIRKEWKRLGGDNVEKLVQEWYEKNKADLK